A genomic window from Brassica oleracea var. oleracea cultivar TO1000 chromosome C8, BOL, whole genome shotgun sequence includes:
- the LOC106308525 gene encoding uncharacterized protein LOC106308525: MQFSRNSILRQRSRKEGWRSVSKRWTSEDSSTAFTDVTSCGGGPGGGYSSMEGLYGVYSNGDTATRSKRVMVVVDETSRSKHAMMWALTHLTNKGDLMTLLHVVSPHDEASPSLVQSLGSLCKACKPEVDVEALVVQGPKLATILSQVKKLEVTVLVLGQKKSAPFISWCVISTESLLSTVYRGALPQCRNMLDTASNGFFLGRTEEEAEKLVENMAKSDSVYSEEYDKINRSDDQQTKKEIKSLQDKMDLLLSNQAKQEQMNFVGGPTQEVPPKVNEVDGLEGQEELCFINANGTWYRK; this comes from the exons ATGCAATTTTCAAGAAACTCAATACTTAGACAACGAAGCAGAAAAGAAGGTTGGAGGTCGGTTTCTAAAAGGTGGACATCCGAAGATAGTTCAACGGCCTTCACCGACGTAACAAGCTGTGGTGGTGGGCCTGGTGGTGGTTACTCTTCAATGGAGGGTCTTTATGGGGTCTACTCAAATGGAGATACAGCAACCAGAAGCAAGAGGGTGATGGTTGTGGTGGATGAGACTTCGAGGTCGAAACATGCCATGATGTGGGCTTTGACTCATTTGACTAATAAGGGAGATTTGATGACTCTTCTCCACGTTGTGTCTCCTCATGATGAAGCTTCTCCTTCTTTGGTTCAATCACTTGGTTCTCTTTGCAAAGCTTGTAAACCCGAG GTGGATGTGGAGGCGTTGGTGGTTCAAGGACCAAAGTTAGCAACTATACTCAGCCAAGTGAAGAAACTTGAAGTCACTGTTCTTGTTTTGGGTCAGAAGAAATCTGCACCATTCATCTCCTGGTGCGTCATCTCAACC GAGAGTTTGCTTAGCACCGTCTATAGAGGAGCTCTACCACAGTGCAGAAACATGCTTGATACTGCCAGCAATGGTTTCTTTTTGGGAAGAACTGAGGAAGAGGCAGAGAAACTGGTAGAGAACATGGCCAAGAGTGACTCAGTCTACAGTGAGGAGTATGATAAGATCAACAGAAGTGATGATCAACAGACAAAGAAAGAGATCAAGTCCTTACAAGACAAGATGGATTTGCTTCTTTCCAACCAAGCTAAACAGGAGCAGATGAACTTTGTGGGTGGTCCTACTCAAGAGGTTCCTCCTAAGGTCAATGAGGTTGATGGTTTAGAAGGCCAAGAAGAGCTGTGCTTCATTAATGCTAATGGCACATGGTACAGGAAATAG
- the LOC106308526 gene encoding uncharacterized protein LOC106308526 → MIYEFKNIHAKIDGNYSDLNNKYMQLASHLKALESQIASMPSSSKQPMGPLPGKPEKNPKESCNVVFSTTSPKIELSDHEKEKDEIERLVFRTEFGKVERFVVATAEAQIVTDATRKVEATNLQRAEHKAEKQVEKRADNKLKEVKLEEATEVELSPYDKLPFPQRVLTKTQKKVLSKFRKNLSDVGVMLPEISGMREAHVQMILIKDILDHQDEVAELLDIPILKIDPPIPPKSLPKLEFQGMFTLPCYLDDEESRV, encoded by the exons ATGATTTATGAGTTCAAGAACATCCATGCAAAGATTGATGGGAACTATTCTGACCTCAACAACAAGTACATGCAACTTGCCTCTCATCTCAAGGCTTTGGAGAGTCAAATTGCTTCTATGCCTTCATCCTCCAAGCAGCCAATGGGGCCTCTACCAGGGAAACCAGAAAAGAACCCCAAGGAGTCTTGCAATGTTGTCTTCTCCACTACTTCTCCAAAGATTGAGCTGAGTGATCATGAGAAAGAGAAGGATGAGATTGAAAGACTGGTATTTAGAACTGAGTTTGGGAAAGTTGAGAGATTTGTTGTGGCCACAGCTGAAGCACAAATTGTGACGGACGCTACCAGGAAGGTTGAAGCAACAAATCTGCAAAGAGCTGAGCATAAGGCTGAGAAACAAGTTGAGAAGAGAGCTGACAACAAGTTGAAAGAGGTTAAGCTAGAGGAAGCCACTGAGGTTGAGCTATCACCCTATGATAAGCTCCCTTTCCCCCAAAGAGTTCTCACCAAAACTCAGAAGAAGGTGCTATCCAAGTTCAGGAAAAATCTTAGTGATGTTGGGGTCATGCTTCCAGAAATCTCGGGTATGCGTGAAGCTCATGTCCAGATGATACTCATCAAGGACATTCTAGACCACCAAGATGAAGTGGCCGAGCTTTTGGACATCCCCATTCTGAAAATTGATCCACCAATTCCTCCAAAGTCCCTCCCTAAGCTTGAGTTCCAAGGGATGTTCACCTTGCCTTGCTACCTTG ATGATGAAGAGTCTAGGGTTTGA